Genomic segment of Aliiroseovarius sp. M344:
CGTGGGCGGAATGATCCACGCGGTGCCATGTGCCTCAAGCCGGTCGGCCAGCGCGCGCCAGTCATCAAAGCCAAGCACTACACCAAAATGCGGCATCGCCACCATATGCGCCCCGACTTTTCCGGTGCGCGCTGTTTCAAACGGCTGGCCAAGATGCAGGCTTAACTGATGACCGAAGAAGTTGAAATCCACCCATGAGTTTGTTGATCTCCCCTCCGCACACCCCAACAAATCGCCATAGAAAGCACGCGCGGCGTCCAAATCGGTCACGTTGATGGCAAGATGAAATGGGGTCAGCATAGCGTGCTCCGGAACAAGGTTCTGAAAACTTTATCAGAGGGCGGAAAAAAGACCAGCAGACTGGCCCGGATCAAACGTAGTTCCAATCTCCGCACGCCTATCACACCCGCAATGCAACTCCCGTTGATGCGCTGCGCCCTTTCGCCTAGCCTGCGCGCAACAAAAACGAGGGAGACAACCATGTCCGACGACCGCCAACTGGGCTTTGACACGCTGCAAATCCATGCAGGGACCGAGCCTGACCCGGCCACCGGCGCCCGTCAGGTGCCGATTTACCAAACCACGGCTTACGTGTTCAAAGATGCCGAGCACGCCGCGCGGCTCTTCAATCTGGAAGAAGTGGGCTTTATTTATTCGCGCCTGACCAATCCGACTGTGGCCGCGCTGCAAAACCGCATCGCCGCGCTTGAAGGTGGCGCAGGTGCTGTTTGCTGTTCTTCGGGTCACGCGGCCCAGATCATGGCACTGTTCCCGCTGATGGGTCCGGGCAAGAATGTCGTCGCCTCGACCCGGCTCTATGGCGGTTCAATCACCCAACTGAGCCTGACCATCAAACGTTTTGGCTGGGAAACCAAGTTCGTTGATTTCGATGACGAGGCCGCCGTGGCCGCTGCCATCGACGACAACACCCGTGCCGTGTTCTGCGAATCCATCGCAAACCCCGGTGGCTATATCACTGACATTCCAGCGATTGCTGCGATTTCTGACAAAGCGGGCGTGCCGCTGATCGTCGACAACACCTCGGCCACGCCTTACTTGTGCAACCCGATCTCTCTTGGTGCCACCTTGGTTGTGCATTCAACCACCAAATACCTGACCGGCAATGGCACGGTTATGGGTGGCTGTGTGGTCGATTCCGGTAAGTTCGACTGGATGGCATCCGACAAATTCCCGTCGCTCAGCCAACCCGAGCCTGCCTATCACGGTCTGACCTTCGGTGCAGCGCTTGGCCCAATGGCGTTCACCTTCCATGGGATCGCAATTGGCCTGCGCGATCTGGGCATGACCATGAACCCGCAAGCCGCGCATTATACGCTTATGGGCATCGAAACCCTGTCGCTGCGGATGGAAAAACACGTCGCCAACGCCGAAAAAGTTGCCAATTGGCTTGAGGCCGACCCGCGTGTCGATGCGGTGACCTATGCCGGCCTGGACAGCTCGCCCTATAAATCGCGCATGGCGACTGTTTGCCCGAAAGGCGCCGGAGCCCTGTTCACCGTCGCGGTCAAAGGCGGCTATGACGCTTGTGTCAAGCTGGTGGATAGTCTGGAGCTGTTCAGCCACGTTGCGAACCTTGGTGACACGCGCTCGCTGATCATCCACTCGGCTTCAACCACCCACCGGCAATTGTCGGAAGAGCAGCAGATCGCAGCCGGTGCCGCCCCCAACGTGGTCCGGATTTCAATCGGAACCGAGGATGCCGCGGACATCATCGCCGATCTGGATCAGGCACTGGCAAAAGCGACCGCCTGACCGTGATCACTGCCAAAAAAAGAAAGGCCGCCATTTAGGCGGCCTTTTTATTGTTTTGAAGGACTTGAAGGCTACTCTTCACCCAATTCAAACACCATGGTCACACTCGATCCTATCTCAAGCTCGCCTGCCGCGACGGGCATGTCCGACTGAACGGCCTCCATCGCCATGCGACCATAGGCAGGCGCAGGCACGTTGCCGCCGCCTTCTTGGATCGAAACGATCGACCCCAGCGTCACCCCGGCGGCCTCGGCCAGCACATTTGCCCGTGCCATCGCGTCCTTCACCGCATTGGCACGCGCCTCATCTTCGGCAGGCTGGCGATCTTGCAGGTCAAACTGCAATCCATTCAATTGGTTAGCGCCATCAGCTGTGACCGCCGACATGATCGGACCAAGCTGGCTGAGGTCGCGCACACGCACCGTAACCATCGTGCTGGCAATAAACCCTGTCAGCTTTGCTGGACCCTCTGAATTGCGGTTATAGTCATACTGCGGCGACAGGTTCACCTGAGAGCTTTGCATGTCGCGCGGCTCGATCCCCACCTCGGCAAGGCGAGCAAAAATAGACTGTGCAATACTTGCCACCTCATCAAGCGCAGCCCCGGCCTCGACCGCGTCTTTTGTCACGCCAAGGCTGATCCGAGCCATATCCGGTTCCACCTGAGATATGCCATGCCCCGTGACCGACAGTCGCGCATCCATATCACCATCCGCCAAAACGGGGGATGAAAGCGCCATCAGAAATCCAAAAATCGCAATCGTTTTCCGCATGTTAGTCTCCTGTTTTGGACACTCTGCGCCGATCTTTGCCGGACACAAGGTCGTATCCCATCGCCCCTTTTCATGAGCGAAATCCTGCTGTAGTTTCAAAGAGGTGCGTCCAGCCAGTGGGCTGTATTCGTATGCTTTAGGGGGCCCGGAATTTTCCCGGGAGGGGTCATTACAGGACGACAGACGGCATGAAGCCCAATTTTGCGCTTGATCTTAGCCATGACGGCATCGGTCTTGTCCACCGTGGTAAGGGTGGATGGGCACTGGTGGGCGAAGTGTCTTTGGATCATCCAGACCTTGCAAGCGGGCTTGACCTGTTGCGCCGAAAGGCCGCTGATCTCGAAAGCGGCGGGTTTTCGTGCAAGCTGATCATCCCCGGCTCTCAACTGCTTTTCACCAGCGTTACGGCACCCGGCCCAGATGACGTGACCCGCGAGGCGCGGATTCGTGAAGGGCTTGAGGGGCTGACGCCTTACAACGTCGAAGATCTGGTCTTTGACTGGCGTGCCGACCCCGTGGAAGACGGCATGGTTCATGTGGCCGTGGTCGCGCGTGAGACACTGGAAGAAGCCGAAGCCTTCGCCAACGATCATAACCTGAACCCGATCAGCTTTGTGGCGCGCCCTTCGGGCAGCTTCTCTGGCGAAGCGTTCTTTGGCCCGGTCCAAAGCAACGCCGTGACCGCCGGGGCAACCGTTTTACGTGACGACGCATCCGTTCCCGACATGCTGGGTACGATTTCCCAAGGGAAGCCATCAAGACCTGACCCTGCCGATGACGACACACCGGTGAGCCCGCCGCAGAAAGGTGCCACAGACACGCGCGCCCTGCCCGAGCTTGCACCGTTTCCACCAACCCCAGACACACCAGCGGCGCCACATGCGACCAAAGCGGCTTCGGACATGCCAGCGACGCAGCAGGATGTGCCGGCTGCTTTGACGACGCCAAAGCCAACGCCTATCGAATTGTCGTCGCCTGCGGAAGAACCAGCGCCTGCGCTGAAGCCAGAACCGGCGCCAGCCACACAACCCTCGCCAACGCCAGTCGCGGACAGATCGGCGACCGGCACTGACGATGACAAAACGGCGACGGCACCAGCCACAGCCGAAGACGAAAAAATTTCCGGGATTGTGCCGCCGCCGCCTGCTTTGGTCTCAGAGCCCCCGTCCGCACCTGCGGCACCAACCTTCTCGTCCCGCCGCGTTGACGATCCGACCGCTACGCCCGCTGACGACGACCCAGATCCCGTTGAAATCGACATCAAGCCGCGCCTGTCATTCGGCGTTGATCGCGAAGCTGCGGATGGAAAAGCCCCCACCGCGCCGCCACCCGAAGCACCCAAAGCCGCTGAAAAGTCCGCGCCACCAGAACCCGTGCACGTACCCGTCACTGCGCCGATCGCTTTCGGTGGTGAACCTGCGCCCAAAACCGCTGGCCCCGAGGTAAAACCCAGCGCCCCACCCAGAGATAGAAAAAGTAACGAAAAACTATCGGTTGCGGCCCGAAAAGGCGCAGCCGGGCTGGCCTCTGCCGCCGATGCCGCGGGCAAACTCGGGCGCAAGGCCGCAAAGAAAATCGAAGAGCGCCGTCGCGAAAAGGCAGATCAACCCAGCGAGGCCCGGACGAAAGTCAAGATCCCGATACTTCGCAAACGGCCGGCCGCAGGCGAGCATGACGCAGCGGACACGGCCATTGCCCCACCGCCAAAACTGACCAAAGGGGATCGGCCGCACAGATCGCCCAAAACACCGTCGCCACGCGCCCGAGAGGCCGAAACGATGACTGTTTTCGGGGCCCGTCGTCCGCAACAGATTGGCGGCAAACCGAAATATCTCGGCTTATTCCTTGTACTAGGACTGCTGCTTCTGATGGCGGTTGTCGCAATCTGGTCATTGTTTTTTCTGACCGACAGCACTGCGTGGCTGTTTCCTCAGCGCGAAGACCAGTTCGAAGCTGCCATTTCTGCCGATCCCGAAGAAGTTGCGGACGAAAGCGAACTGGATACCCTCGATGCGGACCTTGCGGATATGGCGGACACCGCGCCACAGCTGAACAATGCCGGCGATCCTATGACCCCCGAAGCCGCACAGGCCCGCTATGCGGCCACCGGCATCTGGCAGCGCGCGCCCGAACCGTTGAGCGACCCTCAGACCAATGATCTCGACGACCTTTATATCGCCTCTATCGACCCGACGACCGGCGCGCAGGACGCGGTCGCCCTGCCAAAGCCAGACCTTACTCTCAGCGCCGCCAACGGGCTCAATACCGCTGCGCCACCGCCGCTTGGCACGACGTTTGCGCTGGACAGCAATGGACTGGTCGTGGCCACGCCAGAAGGCGCACTGACCCCGGATGGCGTTCTGGTCATCGCTGGCAAGCCGACTGTGGTGCCAG
This window contains:
- a CDS encoding VOC family protein, with the translated sequence MLTPFHLAINVTDLDAARAFYGDLLGCAEGRSTNSWVDFNFFGHQLSLHLGQPFETARTGKVGAHMVAMPHFGVVLGFDDWRALADRLEAHGTAWIIPPTVRFEGKPGEQWTMFFHDPSGNPIEFKGFRDLAQVFAG
- a CDS encoding O-acetylhomoserine aminocarboxypropyltransferase/cysteine synthase family protein, with the protein product MSDDRQLGFDTLQIHAGTEPDPATGARQVPIYQTTAYVFKDAEHAARLFNLEEVGFIYSRLTNPTVAALQNRIAALEGGAGAVCCSSGHAAQIMALFPLMGPGKNVVASTRLYGGSITQLSLTIKRFGWETKFVDFDDEAAVAAAIDDNTRAVFCESIANPGGYITDIPAIAAISDKAGVPLIVDNTSATPYLCNPISLGATLVVHSTTKYLTGNGTVMGGCVVDSGKFDWMASDKFPSLSQPEPAYHGLTFGAALGPMAFTFHGIAIGLRDLGMTMNPQAAHYTLMGIETLSLRMEKHVANAEKVANWLEADPRVDAVTYAGLDSSPYKSRMATVCPKGAGALFTVAVKGGYDACVKLVDSLELFSHVANLGDTRSLIIHSASTTHRQLSEEQQIAAGAAPNVVRISIGTEDAADIIADLDQALAKATA
- a CDS encoding SIMPL domain-containing protein, with protein sequence MRKTIAIFGFLMALSSPVLADGDMDARLSVTGHGISQVEPDMARISLGVTKDAVEAGAALDEVASIAQSIFARLAEVGIEPRDMQSSQVNLSPQYDYNRNSEGPAKLTGFIASTMVTVRVRDLSQLGPIMSAVTADGANQLNGLQFDLQDRQPAEDEARANAVKDAMARANVLAEAAGVTLGSIVSIQEGGGNVPAPAYGRMAMEAVQSDMPVAAGELEIGSSVTMVFELGEE